The Halictus rubicundus isolate RS-2024b chromosome 3, iyHalRubi1_principal, whole genome shotgun sequence genome includes a region encoding these proteins:
- the LOC143352461 gene encoding uncharacterized protein LOC143352461, producing MNCPQLINQKGLQETFPDPGEAKNLGLTKGFSKRPLSSTTSNTSHGISEKPKKVHSTVFFNITSGNDLADANFSNPISAKRSVVPVKKKKKLRSLVKWLALRQWMNWTKLWIQLGIFLVNILIHISYDTINTKNFYQKPRVIQTLFNWPTPSLTTYLNL from the coding sequence ATGAACTGTCCTCAATTAATCAACCAAAAAGGCTTGCAAGAAACCTTTCCTGATCCTGGTGAAGCTAAAAATCTTGGATTAACCAAAGGTTTTAGTAAAAGacctctctcctctacaacGTCAAATACTTCACACGGCATCTCGGAGAAACCTAAAAAAGTACACTCTACTGTTTTTTTTAACATTACTTCAGGTAATGACTTAGCTGATGCAAACTTCTCAAATCCTATCTCAGCTAAAAGGTCAGTCGTTCCagttaagaaaaagaaaaaattgagatCTCTAGTGAAATGGTTAGCTCTAAGACAATGGATGAATTGGACCAAGCTTTGGATCCAATTAGGCATATTCTTAGTCAACATCCTGATACATATATCTTACGATACGATCAATACAAAGAATTTCTATCAAAAGCCAAGAGTAATTCAAACATTGTTCAACTGGCCCACTCCTTCACTGACGACCTATCTCAACTTGTGA